In Desulfosediminicola ganghwensis, a single window of DNA contains:
- a CDS encoding NUDIX domain-containing protein gives MITVTAAIIHNNDTILIARKRAGLHLAGYWEFPGGKLEENETPGECLKRELMEEFSIHCRVGEYIGESIYDYGTKKIRLLGYTVHHLKGDFILRDHDMIRWLPVDDIDDIHRLVESIATLSWAPADIPLVQEFAARRFHEETIAYYNTNAVNYIEGTLANDMQQLRQAFTDLLPEGGHILDLGCGSGRDSKAFLSEGFEVTAMDASPAIAHHASHHINQKVLVKKAQDIEVADTYNGIWACASLLHLPDWELAPVLKRLEKALLPDGVLYLSFKKQKYPDNSQRFFCYPNPADLRDLIKNCQRLQLVDSFTSCSGKTKSLHEQWHNIIARKTD, from the coding sequence ATGATCACAGTTACTGCCGCTATTATCCATAACAACGATACCATCCTCATCGCCAGAAAACGGGCAGGATTGCACCTTGCCGGCTACTGGGAGTTTCCTGGAGGCAAGCTGGAAGAAAACGAGACACCCGGGGAATGCCTGAAACGGGAGCTGATGGAAGAGTTTAGCATCCACTGCAGGGTGGGGGAGTATATCGGAGAATCAATATACGATTATGGCACCAAAAAAATCCGGTTGCTCGGATATACGGTCCATCATCTCAAAGGTGATTTTATTTTAAGAGATCACGACATGATTCGCTGGCTGCCCGTTGACGACATTGATGACATTCATCGACTTGTGGAAAGTATCGCGACACTGAGCTGGGCTCCTGCAGATATCCCACTGGTCCAGGAATTTGCCGCTCGCCGATTCCATGAAGAGACCATCGCTTATTACAATACGAACGCTGTCAATTATATCGAGGGCACCTTAGCAAACGATATGCAGCAACTCCGTCAAGCTTTCACCGACCTGTTGCCTGAAGGTGGCCATATCCTTGATCTCGGTTGTGGGTCCGGCCGAGATTCCAAAGCTTTTCTTTCTGAAGGGTTTGAGGTTACAGCCATGGACGCCTCCCCAGCCATTGCTCATCACGCCTCCCACCATATCAACCAGAAAGTTCTGGTGAAAAAAGCGCAGGATATTGAAGTGGCCGATACCTATAATGGCATTTGGGCCTGTGCCAGTCTGCTGCATCTACCCGATTGGGAACTGGCCCCTGTGCTGAAACGACTCGAAAAAGCACTACTGCCGGATGGGGTGCTCTATTTATCCTTTAAAAAACAGAAATATCCTGATAATTCTCAGAGATTTTTCTGCTATCCTAATCCAGCCGACCTTAGAGATTTGATTAAAAACTGCCAAAGGCTGCAATTGGTCGATAGCTTTACCAGCTGCAGCGGCAAAACGAAGAGTTTGCATGAACAGTGGCATAACATCATCGCCCGCAAAACGGATTAG
- a CDS encoding M24 family metallopeptidase → MSQSRLTRLYEYIEKENLTAVAVNAGPTLTYLTGLHFHLMERPVVIVFVPEQEPTIILPKLELAKLDHLQWPARIFSYGDNPALWSDTFSEALQGLGLEGGRIGVEPRQMRVMEYEYLRGALAADYVDGSLVFTALRAVKDVAEIADMRKAVQIAERALEATLPMVKIGVTEQEIASELFIQLMRNGSEADLPFNPIIAAGPNGANPHSQPSDRPLAEGDLLIIDWGASYNGYASDITRTFAVGKLDDEAEKIHKIVQAANQAGRDAAAAGVACLEVDRATRKVIVDAGYGEFFTHRTGHGIGMECHEDPYMHGENEQLLEVGHAFTVEPGIYLRGRNGVRIEDDVVVTEKGAESLSTMTREIRVVG, encoded by the coding sequence ATGTCCCAGTCACGTTTAACCAGATTGTATGAATATATAGAAAAGGAAAACCTCACTGCAGTTGCGGTGAATGCAGGGCCAACCCTGACCTACCTTACCGGTCTGCACTTTCATTTGATGGAACGCCCGGTTGTGATTGTGTTTGTACCGGAGCAGGAGCCAACCATTATTCTGCCGAAACTGGAACTTGCCAAACTTGATCATCTGCAATGGCCGGCACGGATATTCAGTTATGGTGATAATCCTGCCCTGTGGTCAGATACTTTTAGTGAAGCTTTGCAGGGACTTGGTCTTGAGGGTGGTCGTATAGGCGTTGAGCCGCGCCAGATGCGCGTTATGGAGTATGAATATCTGCGTGGGGCACTGGCTGCTGACTATGTTGACGGCTCTCTGGTTTTTACTGCTCTTCGGGCAGTAAAGGATGTAGCCGAAATTGCTGATATGCGTAAAGCGGTACAGATTGCAGAGCGGGCGCTTGAGGCGACTCTGCCCATGGTGAAGATTGGCGTCACCGAGCAGGAAATTGCCAGTGAGCTTTTTATCCAGCTGATGCGAAACGGTTCAGAGGCTGACTTGCCGTTCAACCCGATTATCGCCGCAGGGCCCAATGGCGCCAACCCCCATAGTCAGCCTTCAGACAGGCCACTCGCCGAAGGGGATCTGCTGATTATAGACTGGGGAGCGAGCTATAATGGCTATGCTTCCGATATTACCCGCACCTTTGCTGTTGGTAAACTTGATGACGAGGCAGAAAAGATCCACAAAATCGTTCAGGCTGCGAACCAGGCTGGGCGGGATGCTGCGGCAGCCGGTGTGGCCTGCCTTGAGGTTGACAGGGCTACCAGAAAGGTGATTGTCGATGCAGGGTATGGTGAGTTCTTTACCCACCGTACCGGCCATGGCATCGGTATGGAATGTCACGAAGATCCATATATGCATGGTGAAAACGAGCAGTTGCTTGAGGTAGGCCATGCCTTTACAGTGGAGCCTGGTATCTACCTCAGAGGACGTAACGGTGTTCGCATTGAAGATGATGTGGTTGTAACTGAAAAAGGTGCGGAGTCGTTGTCGACTATGACTAGAGAGATCAGGGTCGTAGGGTAG
- a CDS encoding DJ-1/PfpI family protein, whose amino-acid sequence MAAKKILVLVGDYVEDYEVMVPFQALSMLGYQVDAVCPDKKAGDFVRTSVHDFEGDQTYSEKRGHNFTLNADFEAVEMDAYVGLVIPGGRAPEYLRLNDKVLDIVKAFAAAEKPIAAICHGAQLLTAAGVLSGRECSAYPACAPEVAAAGGTYIAVDMDAAHQEGNLITAPAWPAHPAWLAKFVAKLGAKIEI is encoded by the coding sequence ATGGCTGCTAAGAAAATATTGGTACTGGTGGGAGATTACGTTGAGGATTACGAGGTAATGGTGCCATTCCAGGCCCTCTCCATGCTGGGCTATCAGGTTGATGCAGTATGTCCTGACAAAAAAGCTGGTGACTTTGTACGGACCTCCGTGCATGATTTCGAAGGTGATCAGACCTACAGCGAGAAGCGTGGGCATAATTTCACCCTGAATGCGGATTTCGAAGCTGTCGAGATGGATGCGTATGTGGGGTTGGTTATCCCAGGCGGTCGTGCGCCTGAGTACCTGCGTTTAAATGATAAGGTGCTTGATATTGTCAAAGCTTTTGCAGCGGCAGAAAAGCCGATCGCTGCCATTTGTCACGGTGCTCAGCTCCTTACAGCTGCCGGAGTACTCTCCGGCCGTGAGTGTTCTGCATATCCTGCCTGTGCGCCGGAGGTTGCGGCAGCAGGAGGTACCTATATAGCTGTGGATATGGATGCAGCTCACCAGGAAGGCAACCTTATTACTGCACCAGCCTGGCCGGCACATCCAGCCTGGCTTGCCAAGTTTGTGGCTAAACTTGGCGCAAAAATTGAGATTTAA
- the proV gene encoding glycine betaine/L-proline ABC transporter ATP-binding protein ProV, which produces MSKVEVRGLYKIFGSDPKKGMALLNKDRTKEEIYEQTGLTVGVQDASFAVEQGEIFVVMGLSGSGKSTLVRMLNRLIEPTAGEVLVDGEDVLKMDKHELVKFRRAKTGMVFQSFALMPHLTVMDNVAFGLELDGVDKEKREERSLDALKQVGLEEYANAYPDELSGGMQQRVGLARGLAVDPDILLMDEAFSALDPLIRNEMQDELLKLQDRHERTIIFISHDLDEALRIGDRIAIMEGGRVVQVGTPEDILQNPADDYVRAFFRGVDPTGVISAGDIVRDNMPTVIWHTPQGSPRAVLERLNNQDREFAYVLNSERRFYGVVSTDSLRELLDKGTSKKIEDAFIPGAEAVNENDYLQDILPKVASHLWPIPVVDEENSYRGVVSKNRFLRTLYRAENGTHFEQQTGTQS; this is translated from the coding sequence ATGAGCAAGGTAGAGGTACGGGGTCTATATAAAATATTCGGTTCTGACCCAAAGAAAGGAATGGCGCTGTTAAACAAAGACAGAACCAAGGAAGAAATTTATGAGCAGACTGGGCTTACCGTTGGAGTTCAGGATGCCAGTTTCGCTGTAGAGCAAGGTGAAATTTTTGTGGTCATGGGACTCTCCGGTTCCGGAAAATCCACATTGGTTCGCATGCTGAACAGGCTCATCGAACCCACTGCCGGTGAGGTGTTGGTGGATGGTGAAGATGTTTTGAAGATGGACAAGCATGAGCTGGTCAAGTTTCGACGTGCCAAAACCGGCATGGTCTTCCAGTCTTTTGCTCTCATGCCCCACCTTACGGTAATGGACAACGTTGCCTTTGGTCTTGAACTCGATGGTGTTGACAAAGAAAAGCGGGAGGAACGTTCTCTCGATGCCCTGAAGCAGGTTGGGCTGGAAGAATATGCCAATGCCTACCCGGATGAGTTGAGTGGCGGTATGCAGCAACGGGTTGGATTAGCCCGTGGTTTGGCGGTCGATCCTGATATCCTGCTGATGGATGAAGCTTTTTCTGCCCTTGACCCCCTGATTCGTAATGAGATGCAGGATGAGCTGTTGAAACTTCAGGACCGGCACGAAAGAACCATCATCTTTATCTCCCATGATCTTGATGAGGCGTTACGCATTGGTGACCGTATCGCTATCATGGAAGGTGGCCGGGTGGTTCAGGTTGGAACGCCGGAAGATATTCTCCAGAATCCCGCAGATGATTATGTTCGAGCATTCTTTCGTGGTGTTGATCCAACCGGTGTGATTTCAGCAGGTGACATCGTCCGGGATAATATGCCTACAGTTATCTGGCACACCCCGCAAGGCAGTCCAAGGGCGGTCCTTGAGCGGCTCAATAATCAGGACCGCGAATTTGCCTATGTACTCAACTCTGAGCGCCGTTTTTACGGTGTGGTGTCAACAGATTCCTTACGGGAGTTGCTTGATAAAGGTACATCGAAAAAGATTGAGGACGCATTTATTCCTGGCGCCGAGGCGGTAAATGAGAATGACTATCTGCAGGACATCCTACCTAAAGTTGCCTCACATTTATGGCCAATCCCGGTTGTTGACGAAGAAAATTCATATCGTGGCGTAGTTTCGAAAAACCGTTTTCTGAGAACCCTCTACCGGGCTGAAAATGGCACTCATTTCGAACAGCAGACTGGGACGCAATCATAG
- a CDS encoding patatin-like phospholipase family protein has translation MKDKTVSLVLGSGGARGLAHIGVIRWLEEHGYQIQSISACSMGALIGGIYAMDKLDEYEQWVRAISKFDIISLLDVSWNTSGLFKGDKVINTLVELVGDQLIEELPIRYTAVAVDIQNEKEIWINSGRLFDAIRASISLPMLFTPHIRKGVSLIDGGVLNPVPIAPTFSDTTNMTIAVNLGGPVQAQQKAASQLPRHEDSSQKFHQKITTYIKSRQKNKSFKMPDWSVYDVANQAFDAMQSTIARQKLAAYPPDHTIEIPRNACGTLEFDRAAEIIELGYQKADETMAGVTDE, from the coding sequence ATGAAAGACAAAACAGTATCACTCGTTCTGGGAAGCGGAGGGGCCCGTGGCCTCGCCCATATCGGCGTTATCAGATGGCTGGAAGAGCATGGGTATCAGATCCAGTCCATCTCTGCCTGTTCAATGGGGGCACTGATTGGCGGCATCTACGCCATGGACAAACTCGATGAATATGAACAATGGGTGCGAGCTATATCGAAGTTCGATATCATTTCCCTGCTCGATGTATCCTGGAATACCTCCGGGCTCTTCAAGGGTGACAAAGTGATCAACACCCTGGTTGAACTGGTAGGTGACCAGCTGATTGAAGAACTGCCCATACGGTACACAGCGGTTGCTGTTGATATTCAGAATGAAAAAGAGATCTGGATTAACTCAGGCAGGCTCTTTGATGCCATTCGGGCCTCGATCTCCCTGCCCATGCTTTTTACACCTCACATACGAAAAGGTGTGAGCCTCATAGATGGTGGAGTGCTGAATCCGGTGCCAATCGCCCCGACCTTCAGTGACACCACAAATATGACAATAGCTGTTAACCTCGGCGGGCCGGTTCAAGCTCAGCAAAAGGCAGCATCTCAATTGCCGAGACATGAAGATAGCTCACAGAAGTTCCACCAGAAAATCACAACGTATATTAAATCGCGCCAGAAGAACAAAAGTTTCAAGATGCCCGATTGGAGCGTCTACGATGTTGCCAACCAGGCATTCGACGCCATGCAATCCACCATCGCCAGACAAAAGCTTGCAGCCTATCCCCCCGATCACACCATTGAGATCCCCAGAAACGCCTGCGGAACCCTTGAATTTGATAGAGCTGCTGAAATAATTGAGCTGGGTTACCAAAAAGCGGACGAAACCATGGCCGGAGTGACAGATGAATAG
- a CDS encoding MarR family winged helix-turn-helix transcriptional regulator, whose protein sequence is MFEKNSRSHAVTQQLRIVFKAMQAHSKTVEKACGLSSAQLWMLYEVAQTPGLKVSQLATLLSIHASTCSNMLDKLERKNLIARDRSKTDQRSVHLSVTEAGKGLLTMAPSPPQGKLSEALDQLGEEQLTKLETSLGSLINALNLKDDKAGFTPIPFE, encoded by the coding sequence ATGTTTGAAAAAAATTCGCGATCTCATGCTGTTACACAGCAGCTTCGCATTGTATTCAAGGCGATGCAGGCGCATTCAAAAACTGTAGAGAAGGCATGCGGCCTCAGTAGTGCGCAGTTATGGATGCTTTATGAAGTCGCTCAGACACCAGGATTAAAGGTTTCACAACTTGCCACTCTGCTCTCTATCCATGCCTCCACTTGTTCAAATATGCTGGACAAGCTGGAACGTAAAAACCTGATTGCGCGTGATCGCAGCAAAACCGATCAGCGCTCGGTTCATCTTTCGGTTACTGAAGCCGGCAAAGGGCTTCTGACCATGGCTCCATCTCCGCCGCAAGGCAAGTTGAGTGAAGCCCTGGATCAACTGGGTGAGGAACAACTTACCAAGCTTGAGACCAGCCTTGGAAGCCTCATCAATGCCCTAAATCTCAAGGATGATAAGGCAGGTTTTACACCAATTCCATTTGAGTAA
- the proX gene encoding glycine betaine/L-proline ABC transporter substrate-binding protein ProX: protein MCIAATVTALSLGSMTTVFADDMKPGKGVTVNPARATWNTGFFQEALVRRGLEELGFKVKKPKDLQNPIFYKTVALGDVDYWTNGWFPIHDAQLPKDFEEKAERVGYVVKAGGLQGYLVSKEHVEKFGIKSLDDFKREEVKKAFDKNNDGKADLTACPPGWGCETTIAHHMDVYGLEDHINPIKASYEASMASAIAAYNDGEPIFFYTWAPNWTIFKLKPGEDVMWINVPEIKPTEAQSQAVDRMTVSGAVGAVSDPVDLGFVVSDIRIVANKKFIEKNPVAKRFFEVFKLPLSDINEQNTRMSEGEKSKKDIERHVEEWIAGNTDTWNGWLTEARKAAQ from the coding sequence ATGTGTATTGCAGCAACGGTGACAGCTCTGAGTCTTGGCTCAATGACAACTGTTTTTGCAGATGATATGAAGCCTGGTAAAGGTGTTACCGTCAACCCTGCACGTGCGACCTGGAACACAGGTTTTTTTCAGGAAGCTCTTGTTCGTCGTGGGTTGGAAGAACTTGGTTTTAAAGTGAAAAAGCCGAAAGATCTGCAAAATCCGATTTTTTATAAAACTGTAGCCCTGGGTGATGTGGATTATTGGACAAACGGCTGGTTTCCGATCCATGACGCGCAGCTGCCGAAAGACTTTGAAGAGAAAGCTGAAAGAGTTGGCTACGTGGTAAAAGCTGGTGGTCTTCAGGGGTATCTTGTTTCCAAGGAACACGTAGAAAAGTTTGGTATTAAATCTCTCGATGATTTCAAACGTGAAGAGGTGAAGAAAGCCTTTGATAAAAATAATGATGGCAAAGCTGATCTTACCGCTTGTCCTCCAGGCTGGGGATGTGAGACAACTATCGCTCATCATATGGATGTCTATGGTCTTGAAGATCATATCAATCCGATCAAGGCCTCCTATGAGGCGTCTATGGCCTCAGCCATCGCGGCATATAACGATGGAGAGCCGATTTTCTTCTATACTTGGGCACCAAACTGGACAATCTTCAAGCTGAAGCCGGGTGAAGATGTAATGTGGATAAATGTTCCGGAAATCAAGCCGACAGAAGCTCAGAGTCAGGCAGTGGACCGGATGACCGTAAGTGGTGCTGTCGGCGCAGTTTCTGATCCTGTAGATCTTGGATTTGTTGTATCCGATATCCGTATTGTTGCTAATAAGAAGTTTATTGAAAAAAATCCTGTCGCAAAGCGATTTTTTGAAGTATTTAAACTACCGCTTTCAGATATTAATGAGCAGAACACTCGTATGAGTGAAGGCGAAAAGAGCAAGAAAGATATCGAGCGTCATGTTGAAGAGTGGATTGCCGGTAACACCGATACCTGGAACGGATGGTTGACTGAAGCACGCAAGGCAGCCCAATAA
- a CDS encoding sigma-54-dependent Fis family transcriptional regulator — protein sequence MVQISGVAAACNDTVPQLLQKYAIYQTMFNNTSKQLIAQQWQQFCAGEEFIADHDGIKPRDFVFASWRRSLEHGVDPFKVEPARIAAGRLSRILKSRSELIRISLPVIENLYSTIEGSRSIIILSDEEGIILFSVGDTESLEGNLAYGQGVEYSEKTVGTNGVGTALYLNEPVQIWAEEHFAQRNHGLSCSAAPVHDPEGKIIGCLNLSCLWDKVHTHTLGMVKAAVSAIEQQLKIELVLKNKVALLQEKQGIFELIQDGLLTIDRNLRITDINEKARGILELTDNGGKVSGGMVAINEHIIAGIDFKEIVASGKRVQEREATLRLSGGALVHCLISATPITTSEGLVITLREVKSVRRMVNRYVGSKAVFTFDDIVGTSPQLMESVRLAKIAGESSTNTLILGESGTGKEMFAQAIHNGGERCGGPFVAVNCGALPRELLQSELFGYAQGAFTGAGRQGNPGKFELADGGTIFLDEIGEMPLAAQVNLLRVVERKEVVRVGGKYARPVDVRIIAATNSRLMQAISENTFREDLYYRLNVLTVNLPPLRLRIGDLGVLIEHFLAKVCRGLDRDKPLMADGVMEGLRRYNWPGNIRQLENIIERAVHVCQGGVITVADLSREITDPPPVTVPVELALAKSGENQTKSRSDVVPAARTLQNSEYQAIVGALNDNRGNIRRTAQMLGVARSTLYEKLRKYRIDISAHR from the coding sequence ATGGTACAAATCTCAGGAGTTGCAGCAGCATGCAATGATACTGTACCACAGTTACTTCAAAAGTATGCGATCTATCAAACTATGTTTAACAATACTTCAAAACAGCTCATTGCCCAACAATGGCAGCAGTTCTGTGCCGGTGAAGAATTTATTGCAGATCATGATGGTATAAAACCGCGTGATTTTGTGTTCGCTTCCTGGCGTCGCAGCCTGGAACATGGTGTGGACCCATTCAAAGTTGAGCCAGCCAGGATTGCTGCAGGCAGATTGAGCAGGATTTTAAAGAGTCGCAGTGAGTTGATTCGGATCAGCCTGCCGGTAATTGAAAACCTCTATTCCACTATTGAAGGCTCACGGTCAATCATAATCCTTTCTGATGAGGAGGGAATAATCCTCTTCTCTGTGGGGGACACCGAGTCGCTGGAAGGAAATCTGGCGTATGGGCAGGGGGTGGAGTATTCGGAGAAAACAGTCGGTACCAACGGCGTCGGCACCGCTCTTTACCTGAATGAACCGGTGCAGATATGGGCAGAGGAGCATTTTGCCCAGCGTAACCATGGCCTCAGCTGTTCAGCTGCGCCTGTTCATGACCCCGAGGGCAAGATCATAGGTTGCCTTAATCTCTCATGTCTCTGGGATAAGGTGCATACCCATACCCTGGGGATGGTGAAAGCAGCGGTAAGCGCTATTGAGCAGCAGTTGAAAATAGAGTTGGTGCTTAAAAACAAGGTGGCGCTGTTGCAGGAAAAGCAGGGGATTTTTGAGCTCATTCAGGACGGCCTGCTTACCATCGACCGTAACTTGCGAATTACCGATATCAATGAAAAGGCACGGGGAATTCTGGAGCTTACCGACAATGGTGGGAAAGTTTCCGGTGGGATGGTAGCCATCAATGAACATATTATCGCGGGCATCGATTTCAAGGAGATTGTTGCCAGCGGAAAGCGGGTGCAGGAGAGGGAGGCAACTCTGCGGCTCAGCGGTGGCGCTCTTGTGCATTGCCTTATTTCCGCCACGCCAATCACCACCTCGGAAGGACTCGTCATTACTCTGCGTGAAGTCAAATCAGTGAGGCGTATGGTAAATCGCTACGTCGGTTCCAAGGCCGTTTTCACATTCGATGATATTGTCGGCACCTCACCCCAGTTGATGGAGAGTGTGCGACTGGCAAAAATTGCCGGTGAGTCCAGTACCAATACCCTGATACTCGGTGAGAGCGGCACAGGTAAAGAGATGTTCGCCCAGGCAATTCATAACGGTGGCGAGCGATGTGGCGGGCCTTTTGTTGCTGTGAATTGCGGAGCTTTGCCACGTGAGTTATTGCAGAGTGAGCTCTTTGGCTACGCCCAGGGAGCCTTTACCGGTGCCGGCAGGCAAGGGAACCCCGGGAAATTTGAGCTGGCGGATGGTGGAACAATCTTTCTCGATGAGATAGGCGAGATGCCGCTCGCAGCCCAGGTGAATCTGTTGCGGGTAGTGGAGCGGAAAGAAGTCGTGAGGGTGGGCGGCAAATACGCACGACCTGTTGATGTGCGGATCATTGCGGCAACCAATAGCAGGTTGATGCAGGCAATCAGTGAAAACACCTTTCGTGAAGATCTTTATTACCGATTGAATGTGCTCACTGTCAATCTGCCGCCGCTCAGGCTGCGAATTGGTGATCTGGGAGTGTTGATAGAGCATTTCCTGGCAAAAGTGTGTCGTGGACTTGACAGGGACAAGCCGCTGATGGCTGATGGTGTGATGGAGGGGCTGCGTCGTTATAACTGGCCGGGCAATATCAGGCAATTGGAGAATATAATCGAGCGGGCTGTGCATGTCTGCCAGGGCGGTGTGATTACAGTAGCTGATCTCAGCAGGGAGATTACAGACCCCCCTCCCGTAACAGTACCGGTGGAACTTGCCTTGGCAAAGAGCGGTGAAAATCAGACGAAAAGTAGGTCTGATGTGGTGCCCGCAGCCCGTACACTGCAAAACTCAGAGTACCAGGCAATTGTGGGAGCGCTGAATGATAACCGGGGTAATATCCGCCGCACAGCTCAGATGCTTGGAGTTGCCAGGTCGACCCTCTATGAAAAGCTGCGGAAGTACCGGATAGATATCAGTGCTCATCGATAG
- a CDS encoding ABC transporter permease, translating into MLSFEEKMIPLDDWITAFIDWLVEGYRWFFQIIKWPVDVTLSGMESGLQAIPPLVFIAIMAIIAWRTTSIKLAIYTVATFVFIGLLGLWEETMVTLAMVFSSVVFCMLVGIPVGIMSGRNDRFEMLLRPLLDAMQTTPAFVYLVPIVMLFSIGNVAGVLATIVFALPPIIRLTSLGIRQVHPELVEASLAFGATSWQVLTRVQIPLALPTIMAGVNQTIMMALSMVVIAALIGAGGLGAPVILGLNTLDIGLATIGGLSIVLVAIVLDRITQSMGTQKK; encoded by the coding sequence ATGTTGAGTTTTGAAGAAAAAATGATCCCCCTGGATGATTGGATAACGGCTTTTATTGACTGGCTGGTTGAAGGATATCGCTGGTTTTTCCAGATAATAAAATGGCCGGTAGACGTAACACTTTCAGGAATGGAGAGCGGGCTACAGGCTATTCCGCCGCTGGTCTTTATTGCAATTATGGCAATTATCGCCTGGCGAACCACTTCCATAAAGTTGGCAATTTATACCGTAGCAACTTTTGTTTTTATCGGTTTGCTCGGCTTGTGGGAAGAAACAATGGTAACCCTGGCAATGGTATTTTCCTCAGTGGTTTTTTGCATGTTAGTCGGCATTCCTGTGGGAATAATGTCTGGCCGCAATGATCGTTTCGAAATGCTACTCAGGCCGTTACTTGATGCGATGCAGACTACGCCGGCCTTTGTTTATCTGGTGCCGATAGTCATGCTGTTTTCCATCGGTAATGTGGCTGGTGTTCTGGCAACCATCGTCTTTGCCCTCCCACCTATTATTCGGTTGACCAGTCTCGGTATCCGACAGGTCCATCCTGAATTAGTTGAGGCATCACTCGCTTTTGGCGCAACCAGTTGGCAAGTTTTGACCAGAGTGCAAATTCCTCTGGCTTTACCGACTATCATGGCAGGGGTGAATCAGACCATTATGATGGCATTGTCCATGGTAGTGATTGCTGCACTTATCGGTGCCGGAGGATTGGGGGCCCCAGTAATTCTTGGACTTAACACCTTGGATATTGGGCTCGCAACCATTGGCGGCCTGTCCATCGTCCTGGTGGCGATTGTGCTTGATCGAATTACCCAGTCCATGGGAACTCAGAAAAAATAA
- the rd gene encoding rubredoxin, giving the protein MQKYVCDVCGYVYDPAEGSPDQGISPGTAFEDLPDDFTCPLCGVDKSQFSPEE; this is encoded by the coding sequence ATGCAAAAATATGTCTGTGATGTGTGCGGCTATGTCTATGATCCTGCTGAAGGTTCTCCCGATCAGGGAATTTCACCGGGCACCGCTTTTGAGGATCTGCCGGATGATTTTACCTGCCCGTTATGCGGTGTAGATAAATCCCAGTTCAGCCCGGAAGAATAA
- a CDS encoding PaaI family thioesterase, translating into MDTRTAKDYFGNDRFAAMTGIEIIEVRSGYCRAQLVITENHLNGAGVVQGGAIFTLADLAFAAASNSRGQLALAINVNISFLKGRSSGTLYAEATEVCQPTRLGAYDVLVTDDEGEVVARFNGMVYRKR; encoded by the coding sequence ATGGATACCCGGACAGCGAAAGACTATTTTGGTAATGACCGTTTTGCGGCCATGACCGGTATAGAGATTATTGAAGTTCGCTCAGGGTATTGCCGGGCTCAGCTGGTGATAACCGAAAATCATCTCAATGGTGCCGGTGTTGTGCAGGGCGGCGCCATCTTTACCCTGGCTGATCTGGCATTTGCCGCTGCCTCTAACAGCCGTGGCCAGCTGGCCCTGGCCATAAACGTCAATATCTCCTTTTTAAAGGGACGTTCATCCGGAACTCTTTATGCCGAGGCCACAGAAGTCTGTCAGCCCACCCGGCTTGGCGCTTATGATGTGCTTGTGACGGATGATGAGGGTGAGGTGGTTGCCAGGTTCAATGGGATGGTTTACCGGAAGAGGTAG